From the Equus quagga isolate Etosha38 unplaced genomic scaffold, UCLA_HA_Equagga_1.0 88937_RagTag, whole genome shotgun sequence genome, the window TCTCGGGAATGTGACAAGTAGTGTTGTTTATTTTGTaggaagtcttttttctttctttgtttttggtaatttgttagaaAAGTTTCTAATGGTTGTTACCTGTGAGCATGATGGGCTTTCCCCCAGGCATTGACTAGAATGACCTGTCTCTTCTGAGCCAGACTGCAATGGTCGGACATCCCTGGGCAAATGGGCTGGCCCTAGTTTGGAAGGCCCCTGCCTCTTAGGCCAGGGACATTGAGCTGCTGATCAGAAACTTCCTGGCATCATAGATGGGACCCATGAGGAAAGACCCTCCTATTTCAAGATACGTGAATAGTGTAAGGTGATAGCCCCAAGGTCACGAGTCAGGCTGTTCTGTGTCCTGACCACCAGGCCAGGCTCAGGGAATGAGATCTTCCTGGGCTTGCCTCGATACTCCCTAGCCAAGTCCTTGGCTGAATGTGTGAAAATGCTTGTTCTTCAAATGAAAGAGGACAACGGGGACCAAAGCCTGTTTGGGGCCGGGATTTCCAGCCTCCTCAGGCTTatctgatgagctgtgtgtagtaTCGCAAGTTAGAAAGAACACCGAGTCACAATTCtcattagattgtttatttactCCCTCAGAGTTTCGCATCATGGCTGTAAAATGGtggtttttatctgtcactagTGACCTGTGAGCTTAGGAACGTGGGTTGTCCTTAAAGTGCTCACATAGTGCACACTTATAATCTGAGGAGCTTTCCTGCTCCTCGTCCTCGTCAGGGGCCTCATATGGAGCCATCACTGAAAGGGAAGCCAGCAGGATGGAATAACAGGTATTGTACAAGGACATCACCGAATCATAATCTGGGTAATCTGGGGGGCTGGTGGGTGGTTCCTCTGCACCGTCTCCTCCGCCAGTAGCCATGGACTCAAACAGAACATTCCTGGATGTGCCCTCCCCACTTGGGCTGCCTGGCTCACTTGGTTCACGATTTTCTGTGGCATGTCCTTCTACACTGCTCACAGAGTGGACATCAGAGCACATGAACGACCAGGTGTCAGTGGGTCCCTGAGCTTTTGGGGCTTCCTTTTGGGCCTTTCTGTCAGTTTCTATGGTGGGTTCATTTTGACAGATTCGTGGGGAGCGCCTCGTAGCTGCtacctgcttctttctctttggagTTGTTGTGCTGGTCCCTGGCTGAGCGGTAGTTCTCACGTTGCCTCTTTGGATGTTCTCGATGAGCAGAGGCTTGTCTCTCCTAAAGTTGGAGTTACGGTAGATCTGAAACAAAATCAATCCTGTTAGTCATCCTGGGAGCAAATATTCCCACCCCCGCCCATCATAATGGTCTTGTTTTCCTAGggagaaaagatctttttaacTTGCTGGCAAGTTTCATTTTGCCCTAGAGCCTGAGCTCGCTCAACATACGTAATGCATAGGTTAAGGTGCATCTATCTCCTTGACATTAACTGAGCTCTCAGAGTCTTTCGTCACACCTGCAGATTACCTCTCGGGGTGGTTGTTTCATAGGAACAACTATACCTTCTCATCTTTCCATAAATAAAGTCTCACGTGAAAAAAGTTATCCTCAGAAATTAAGCCCTTTCAGTGCATCATTCATCTTGGTCTGCTAGGAAGATGTTCGAGGGACGGAGAACATGGGAAACAGAAGGACATTCTACTTTACCATCATTCTCTTGTTCCCTGGAGAGTGAACCGAAGGGTCGTTTGGACGTATTTTGCTGAAGCCGTAGAGGTTCAGTTGGCGGATAAAATTCTTCAAGCTGTCTGTTTCAAAAATTCTCCCTGGGCCTCTCCGATGAAGAATCTCCCTCTGGAAAAGATCCACTTCAATGATCACGGTGTCTCCCTCATCATTCCAGCGCACAGACGTGAAGGCGTCGTCCTCAGCTACCATCCAAAGCTTTCTTGGGAAGGAGAGCCCGAGAAGGTGGTGGTTTTCTTCCACGTGGACGGCGCCTTGGTTTGGGTCCTGTGGTCGCGGGTTGTCTTGGGGGCCTGGATCTTGGCTCATGGCTTGGTCACTGTGGGTCTCCAAAATCTCCCTGGAATCCAGATTTGGATCCAGGGATGAATTAGTTGGGACCCCTGTTGCTGGCTCTCCGTCACCCGATGGGGCCTGCTTGACTTCATCTATCTGGTCGGTACTCTGACTAGCCATGGAGCTAGTCTAGGTCAGGAGCACTTTCTATCTGAGATCATATCCCTGAACTCTCAGGTCAGAAATGCCTTTGGTCAGGGTGGGGATGCCCAGTAAATACTGTCCACAAAATTCTAGAGTCTCGGTAGTGTGGCAACCGGCTGCTTAAGTCATCGTTCCCTTTAGTTGTCACATGATGTCACAAAGGTGGCTCACAGCTGGTCTGGAGAGGGAGCCCTGGCcaagtgtgggggaggggaggggtgcagggtcccagcttctctcttttctaaaagGAGAGAAACGTTTGGTTCAAGTTCCCAGGAAAGGCTCCTATCAGCTGCCAGGCACATTGTTTCATGTGGCCCGGCCCTGGATGGGTTGAGAAAGCACAATCCTGTCTCCACTCCCACCTCTAAAGACGGGTTGGGGGACCTGTTGCTGACCTCTCTGATGTGCTTAAGGGCCAGGCCCTGGTTAGTCCTAGCTTGGCTCCCACCAAGACTAGGCAGGTCATATGGGCCACTGGGGGACTGTGCCTCCCAGGAGACGGTGGTCCCTAGCAGGCTGATTTGCCTAGTCTAGGTTGATAGCCCCCTCCTTCTTTGTgctgctcctgcttcctgctttgGTCTCCTCTAGCTGCTCCTGCTGTTTGGTTGGTCCTGCTCAGATGGGCCCAAACAAGGAGTCCTGTTTTCTTGCCTCTGGGTCAAGTTGTCCCCAGAGTAGTGCTGTGCTGGAGCACAGTGGGAGTGCTTCTGATGATCCTCAACCTCAGTGTCACCCAAAACACCTCAAACACACTATTACCCACAGCGTAGGCATGGAGGTGGATGGCCGCATCCTCCACTGTGCTTGGGAGGGAGTCTCCTCTTGTACTCTGCTTGCCCTCAACTCATCCCTCTCCAGGTTGTctttagtttccatttcttcaccaTAGAAACTCTTCTGGTTGTCCTGGACGAGCTCACTTTGGGAACACCTGCATGTGCCCTTTTCAAATCACCTTCCACAGCTGCTTGCATACAACCTCCCTTGAGGCTTCCTCTAAAGCcctatttcttttctgctttagaGTGGTTTGGCTTCTGCTCTCCCAGATTTCTGGCCTCTCACTTCCAAATTGGATCTCCTCTGGTACTTCCCCTTTTAATTCCTTGATTTGGGGGGGTTTAGCacctattctgttctgttgagaCAAAGCATTTCACTGACCCACTCCCCTGAGCCAGCCCTGCTCTCCTTGCCCCAAGCCGACCCCCACCCTCGACCCCAGTATCCCTCCCCTGCCATTACCTGGATGGTAGGTCCattgaataattttgttttccgTTGGGTTAGATACTTTTCAAAGGGCCTACCTTACACAGACTCACTCCCAAAGAAAATTCCTACTTGTTTAGTTAGATGTAAGAAGACAACATGAAGATAGCCATCATTGCGTATGTGAAAATAGATGAGAGTGTGGCTGTGGAATCGCACAAAACCCAAATGAAAGTTGTCCTCACCACAGAGGAGAGGATACGATAGTGAATCTGGTGATAAGTGTTCTCTAGCTGTTGCGGACAACTTTGTTCTCGGGAGATAGAGTGGTACCATGGGAAGGCCCTGTCTGCAAGGATCTCAGGTCCTTTGTCCTGGCTGCCACTGAGAAAGGTCATTTGCCCTCTCTGAGGATCAATCCTTTGTTTCTAAAATGGGAGTGCAAATAGGGCTTGAAAGAGAATCTGCCAAGATACCTTTCACTCTGGGGACTGTAATCCTTAACAGAGCCCCGAGGTCTACATTTGGGCTTGGTCTGTGGTCTTTGTGCTTCAAAACAGGTTTCCAAAGAATTCATTGAAGAAGTCAGTTTATCCTGTAGGGACATGCCCTCAGAGGCTAAGAATTTAAATGGAAACCATTGGTGGCTTCTCAGAAGGGGCCTTCTTCTGATTTGGATGAACTTTGGATGAACAGCCATCTCCCTTCAGTTGCACAGCAGAGTATTTTTGCCTCAGTGAGTTCTGTAAAGACTGAGAATGAAATTTCCTTGTGGCCTGTGCTAGCTCATGAACTCGGCTGATGACTTATACAAAGGGATTGAGCCGTttggtgggagaagagaaaatgactcAGGAAACTGCAGTCTGGCATTCTGCAGAGAACCAGTATTTACTTGATGTCATTTAGGCACTCTTGAAGTCCTAAGCCTTCTGTAGGACCATTAGCTCATGGCCTTTGTTTCAGGATTTGCCGAATTTCTGCTGTGGATAAGAACTAGGACACGAGGCTCATCTTGTCTTCTGAAGATGAAATCCTCACGGTGCTTACTTCAGTCTAGTTGATGAAAGGCATTATGAAAATGGCTTCCCTCGACTAAGGCTTCTCCGTCCCAGAATTTCAACCCTGTGCCCTGTGGCCGCCAGTCCCACAGTCTTTATTAGGTACCTAGGTTTGAGAGAAATGATTGGTTGGCTCTTCAGTGCTCCAGAGGCCCGAGAGATGACGTGTACGTGTCCCTGCCTTATGGACCAAAGCCCCAGGGTCAGGTGACTCTAGCAGATCACAGCTGATTGGACTCTGAGGACAGCCACCCCAGAGGGAAAGTGATTTCAGTCTGGACTTGCTGTGGGAAATGCACAGCCTGCAGCCATGGAGAAAGTGCCTAGCTGTGGGCTATGGGGCCCAAGGCCTGGGGCTGCCAAGGGGCAGGCCTGGCTGTGTGGTCTTTTTgcctccccctccttccagccccccTTACCCTGTAAGTCCTGGTGGGAGCTGCCTCCttactcttctccctccctcccaggcaccAGCCGTGCCCCTGCAGTTGGTCTACCTCACATCTGAGTGGTCTCTCAGCTATGGCTCAGACAGAGGCCCTGGTGACATCGAGGCCTGCCCTTTCCAGTCTCCTGGCCGCAGGGCTCCTCTTACCCACTCACGCAGCCCTCCAGCCGCTTTCACTCACTGTCTTCTGGGCTCCAGCCCTGGGCCAACCCCACTGGGCCCCTGGCACTATTGTCTGACACGCTGGGAGCTCCTGTCAGGAAATGTCCTCCTGCTACCCCCTCTATGGCAGTGCCCTTCTCTGTCCAGAGGCCACTCAGCCTGTCTGGGTCCTACTCCAAGGCCTCTTCCTCAGTAAGGCCTTCC encodes:
- the LOC124234549 gene encoding heat shock transcription factor, X-linked member 3-like, producing the protein MASQSTDQIDEVKQAPSGDGEPATGVPTNSSLDPNLDSREILETHSDQAMSQDPGPQDNPRPQDPNQGAVHVEENHHLLGLSFPRKLWMVAEDDAFTSVRWNDEGDTVIIEVDLFQREILHRRGPGRIFETDSLKNFIRQLNLYGFSKIRPNDPSVHSPGNKRMMIYRNSNFRRDKPLLIENIQRGNVRTTAQPGTSTTTPKRKKQVAATRRSPRICQNEPTIETDRKAQKEAPKAQGPTDTWSFMCSDVHSVSSVEGHATENREPSEPGSPSGEGTSRNVLFESMATGGGDGAEEPPTSPPDYPDYDSVMSLYNTCYSILLASLSVMAPYEAPDEDEEQESSSDYKCALCEHFKDNPRS